From a region of the Nonlabens sp. Hel1_33_55 genome:
- a CDS encoding alpha/beta hydrolase, whose protein sequence is MNTDLSLQYISRPADKANAPLLILVHGYGSNEQDLFSFAPQMDKGIHIISVRAPYDLPPYGAAWYAIDYTADKGKFSDLNQARESIQLLKTFIVEIVDRYNVNKESVNILGFSQGAILSMAMALSDPTIFRNVVAMSGYLNEDLVEDINGLESRFRESELKTNFFISHGTMDQVIPFDWAMQVQPVMEKLNVDYLFKQYPMGHGVSPENFHDMKKWLEERL, encoded by the coding sequence ATGAATACAGATTTAAGTCTTCAATATATCTCAAGACCTGCCGATAAGGCAAATGCCCCATTACTAATTCTAGTCCATGGTTACGGTTCTAACGAGCAGGATTTATTCTCTTTTGCACCACAAATGGATAAAGGAATCCATATAATTTCCGTTCGCGCACCTTACGATTTACCGCCATATGGCGCTGCGTGGTATGCAATTGACTACACGGCAGATAAAGGAAAGTTTTCTGATCTTAATCAAGCGAGAGAAAGCATTCAGCTTCTCAAAACCTTCATAGTTGAAATTGTAGATCGCTACAATGTAAACAAGGAAAGCGTCAATATTCTTGGCTTTTCACAGGGCGCGATTCTCTCCATGGCAATGGCGCTTTCAGACCCTACTATTTTCAGGAATGTGGTTGCAATGTCTGGATATTTGAATGAAGATCTTGTTGAAGATATAAATGGTTTGGAATCTCGCTTTCGCGAAAGCGAACTCAAAACAAACTTCTTCATTTCTCATGGAACTATGGATCAAGTTATTCCATTTGACTGGGCCATGCAGGTACAACCAGTGATGGAAAAACTGAATGTGGACTATCTTTTCAAACAATATCCTATGGGTCATGGTGTCTCTCCAGAGAATTTTCACGACATGAAAAAATGGCTTGAAGAAAGACTCTAA
- a CDS encoding MBL fold metallo-hydrolase, protein MKVEITILGTGTSQGIPVIGSDHPVCLSTDPRDRRLRVSAAIAVDDKRFIIDCGPDFRQQMLTNHIDGFDALLFTHEHADHTAGLDDLRPVFFRQGAIQCYMTNRVEESLRDRFSYMFKEVDKYPGVADLEIHRFDTDELIIEGVKIMPIKASHGFIPVHGFRIGDLAYMTDVKTIESNEKEKLKNLDILVINALRYEPHKTHLNIEEALALVDELKPKRTYFTHISYHLGFHKEVEKSLPENVFLAYDTLKLTSHS, encoded by the coding sequence ATGAAAGTAGAAATCACCATACTAGGCACAGGTACATCGCAGGGAATTCCCGTTATAGGAAGCGATCATCCAGTTTGTTTGAGTACAGATCCACGAGATAGACGATTAAGAGTAAGTGCTGCTATTGCTGTAGATGACAAGCGCTTTATTATTGACTGTGGGCCTGACTTTAGACAACAAATGCTAACAAATCATATAGACGGTTTTGACGCCTTATTGTTCACTCACGAACATGCAGATCACACAGCCGGCCTCGATGATTTACGACCCGTCTTTTTTAGACAAGGAGCCATCCAGTGTTACATGACAAATCGAGTCGAGGAATCTTTGAGAGATCGATTTAGCTACATGTTTAAGGAAGTAGATAAATATCCTGGAGTAGCAGACCTGGAAATACATCGATTTGATACCGATGAACTCATCATTGAAGGTGTCAAAATCATGCCTATAAAGGCTAGTCACGGTTTTATACCGGTCCATGGTTTCCGAATTGGAGATCTAGCCTACATGACCGATGTAAAAACTATCGAATCTAATGAAAAGGAAAAGCTCAAAAATCTTGACATTCTGGTCATCAATGCCTTGAGATATGAACCGCATAAAACTCATTTGAACATTGAGGAGGCACTCGCACTGGTTGATGAATTAAAACCTAAGCGAACATATTTTACACACATTAGCTATCATTTAGGTTTCCACAAAGAAGTAGAAAAAAGCCTACCAGAAAATGTATTTCTGGCCTATGACACCTTAAAATTAACATCACATTCATGA
- a CDS encoding nicotinate-nucleotide adenylyltransferase, with the protein MAITLPGDNDFESVPSLKNKALRINLNRNIYGTFAEIGAGQETVRHFFRAGGASGTIAKAMSAYDKDFSDAVYGIQDDGRYVTESRLRKMLRHETDLIEERISREKHPDKLFFTYANTVATIDFAKKFLGHGWVGIKFQAAPGEEYSEIILHVRFKERDARLQQITLGTLGTNLIYGAFYKHDQPKKLLKYLYDHIDKDKIEIDMINFDGPRFKNVDNRLMSLQLLRNEMTEAVMFGPDGKNILAARILYKKNVLALRGSFRPVTKVNMDMYHKARSMFVKSGKVQEDRLETIFEITLSNLKASGEIDEEDFMHRAELLCSLGQTVMISNFKEYYRLVEYLNNYTKERIGLVMGTNNLIDIFDTQYYHHLSGGILEAFGKLFFKDLRVYLYPMQDAETGELTTSENLKVHPRMKELYKFFKYNGRVIDIENFDSEIGHIYSREVLRMIESGEDGWQDMLPEGIPELIDEGNFFGCNENCEPETVD; encoded by the coding sequence ATGGCCATTACCTTACCAGGAGATAACGACTTTGAGTCAGTTCCTTCCCTCAAAAACAAAGCTCTTAGAATTAATCTGAACCGTAATATCTACGGGACTTTTGCAGAAATAGGAGCTGGCCAGGAAACGGTAAGGCATTTCTTTAGAGCAGGTGGCGCTTCGGGAACTATTGCAAAAGCAATGAGTGCCTACGATAAGGACTTTTCTGATGCCGTTTACGGTATTCAAGATGATGGTCGCTATGTAACCGAATCTAGACTGCGCAAGATGTTGCGTCACGAGACCGATCTTATTGAAGAGCGCATTTCCAGAGAAAAACATCCAGACAAATTATTCTTCACCTATGCAAATACGGTAGCTACTATCGATTTTGCTAAGAAATTTTTAGGTCACGGTTGGGTAGGAATAAAATTTCAGGCTGCGCCAGGCGAGGAATACAGCGAAATTATTCTACACGTTCGTTTCAAGGAACGTGACGCACGATTGCAACAAATCACACTGGGAACCTTGGGGACCAATTTGATTTACGGCGCTTTTTACAAGCATGATCAGCCTAAAAAACTCTTGAAATATCTTTACGATCATATTGATAAGGATAAGATCGAGATTGACATGATCAATTTTGATGGACCTCGATTCAAAAACGTGGATAACCGTTTGATGAGTCTGCAGTTATTACGTAATGAAATGACTGAGGCCGTAATGTTCGGCCCAGACGGTAAAAACATTCTTGCTGCTAGAATTCTTTATAAGAAGAATGTATTAGCCTTGAGAGGTAGCTTTAGACCAGTAACTAAGGTAAATATGGATATGTATCACAAGGCTCGATCCATGTTTGTAAAATCAGGAAAGGTTCAGGAGGATCGATTGGAAACCATATTTGAAATTACGCTTAGTAACTTAAAAGCTTCTGGTGAAATTGATGAAGAAGACTTCATGCATCGCGCAGAACTTCTCTGTTCATTAGGTCAAACGGTAATGATCTCTAACTTTAAGGAGTACTATCGCTTAGTGGAATATCTAAATAATTATACAAAAGAGCGCATTGGGCTTGTAATGGGAACCAATAATCTCATCGACATATTTGACACTCAATATTATCACCACTTAAGCGGCGGTATATTAGAAGCCTTTGGAAAACTATTCTTCAAGGATTTGCGTGTATATCTATATCCTATGCAGGATGCCGAAACTGGCGAACTCACGACTAGTGAGAATCTAAAGGTACATCCACGTATGAAGGAATTGTACAAATTCTTCAAGTACAACGGTCGTGTGATTGACATAGAAAACTTTGACTCAGAAATAGGTCATATCTACTCACGCGAGGTGTTGCGCATGATTGAATCTGGTGAAGATGGCTGGCAAGATATGTTACCAGAAGGTATTCCAGAATTGATTGATGAAGGTAACTTCTTTGGCTGCAATGAAAACTGCGAACCCGAAACGGTGGATTAA
- the bcp gene encoding thioredoxin-dependent thiol peroxidase, whose translation MTTLKAGYKAPDFSIPNQDGEIVSLSDFKGKKLVLFFYPKASTPGCTAEACNLRDNVSRFRESGYEILGASADSQKRQSNFKEKFELPYDLLADENHELLNAYKVWGPKKFMGKEYDGIHRTTFVIDENGVIEEVISKVKTKEHTDQIL comes from the coding sequence ATGACGACTCTCAAAGCTGGCTACAAAGCTCCTGATTTTTCAATTCCTAACCAAGACGGTGAAATAGTCTCGCTTTCTGACTTCAAAGGTAAAAAGTTGGTTCTATTCTTTTATCCCAAAGCTAGTACCCCAGGATGTACTGCTGAAGCTTGCAATTTAAGAGATAATGTATCTCGCTTTCGCGAAAGCGGATACGAAATATTAGGCGCCAGTGCAGATAGTCAAAAGCGCCAATCCAATTTTAAGGAAAAGTTTGAGTTACCCTACGACCTACTAGCAGATGAGAATCACGAATTGCTCAATGCATACAAAGTTTGGGGCCCGAAAAAGTTTATGGGTAAAGAATACGATGGTATTCACCGCACCACTTTTGTAATTGATGAAAATGGGGTTATTGAAGAAGTGATTTCAAAAGTCAAGACTAAAGAACATACAGATCAAATCCTGTAG
- a CDS encoding endonuclease III domain-containing protein gives MKKQEKVNFVIQTLEELYPVIPVPLDHKDPYTLLIAVLMSAQSTDVRVNQITPLLFERADNPYDMIRLSVEEIREIIKPVGLSPMKAKGIYGLSHILIDKHNGLVPKTYEELEELPAVGHKTAAVVLSQAFGIPAFPVDTHIHRLMYRWNLTNGKNVVQTERDAKRLFPEEKWNELHLQIIWYGRQYSPARGWDLEKDIITKTIGRKTVLADYHKIKTRRGKA, from the coding sequence ATGAAAAAACAGGAAAAAGTAAATTTTGTAATACAAACGCTAGAAGAACTTTATCCAGTCATTCCTGTTCCATTGGATCACAAAGATCCTTATACGCTACTAATTGCTGTGTTAATGAGTGCTCAAAGTACTGATGTTAGGGTGAATCAAATCACGCCTTTACTATTTGAACGAGCAGACAATCCGTATGATATGATCCGACTTTCTGTAGAAGAAATAAGGGAAATCATCAAACCTGTAGGACTATCTCCTATGAAGGCAAAAGGTATTTACGGATTGAGTCATATTTTAATCGATAAGCATAATGGCCTTGTTCCTAAAACCTACGAAGAATTGGAAGAACTTCCTGCGGTAGGTCACAAAACAGCAGCTGTAGTTTTGTCTCAAGCCTTTGGAATACCAGCATTTCCTGTGGATACTCATATACATCGATTAATGTACCGATGGAACTTGACTAATGGAAAGAACGTGGTACAAACAGAAAGAGATGCCAAGCGCTTATTTCCGGAAGAAAAATGGAACGAACTTCATTTACAAATCATCTGGTATGGCCGTCAATATAGTCCTGCTCGTGGTTGGGATCTAGAGAAAGACATCATCACCAAAACAATAGGCAGAAAAACAGTTCTAGCAGATTACCATAAAATAAAAACCCGTCGAGGCAAAGCCTAG
- a CDS encoding RNA polymerase sigma factor: MNFKDASDAVLVKQYMEGQESSLEILIKRHQQRIHGFIFSKVLDRDITEDIFQDTFIKVIRTLKRGKYNEEGKFLPWVMRISHNLVIDHFRRNKRMPKFQSRNDFDIFDVISDGEDSIESALITDQVHSDVKRLIEELPDDQKEVLVMRIYKEMSFKEIAETTDVSINTALGRMRYALINLRKVIDKHNIVLTQ, encoded by the coding sequence ATGAACTTCAAAGACGCAAGTGATGCCGTACTGGTAAAGCAGTACATGGAAGGCCAGGAATCTTCTCTAGAGATTCTAATCAAAAGACACCAACAAAGAATTCACGGTTTTATCTTTTCCAAAGTTTTGGATCGGGATATTACTGAAGATATTTTTCAAGATACCTTCATTAAAGTAATTCGTACCCTTAAAAGAGGAAAGTACAATGAAGAAGGAAAGTTTTTGCCCTGGGTAATGAGGATCTCTCATAATTTGGTTATCGACCACTTCCGCAGGAACAAGCGCATGCCTAAATTTCAATCACGTAACGACTTCGATATTTTTGATGTAATCAGTGATGGTGAGGATAGTATAGAATCTGCCTTGATTACAGATCAAGTACATAGTGATGTAAAGCGATTGATTGAGGAATTGCCAGACGATCAAAAAGAAGTATTGGTGATGCGTATTTATAAGGAGATGTCGTTTAAGGAAATCGCTGAAACTACAGATGTGAGTATCAACACCGCTCTAGGTAGAATGCGATATGCGCTCATCAATTTGCGCAAGGTCATTGATAAGCACAACATTGTTTTGACACAATAA
- the uvrA gene encoding excinuclease ABC subunit UvrA, with product MAKKIIFDNIDSLSPKKNILVKGAELHNLKKLNAVIPRNEMVVITGLSGSGKSSLAFDTLYAEGQRRYVESLSSYARQFLGRLNKPKVEYIKGIAPAIAIEQKVNSTNPRSTVGTTTEIYDYLKLLFARIGRTYSPISGNEVKKDTVTDVINYIKKEEDGTKMLLTTRLIVKGKRDVPQQLAVLLQQGFTRIKVNGEVHRIDENELTFSSKDKVFIVIDRIIKRDDEDFYNRLADAVDTAFFEGKGVAYVEHLDGSKSREFTNKFELDGIEFLEPNPNLFSFNNPYGACPKCEGYGDVIGIDEDLVIPNTALSVYESAVFPWRGENMSWYKDQLIKNAGKFDFPIHRPWFELTTKQKDLVWDGNKYFSGLNDFFAELESKAYKIQNRVMLSRYRGKTRCSVCKGKRLRPEANYVKINNTTITDLVEMPIKNLKTYFQELQLDESQQIIAKRLLKEINSRLEFLSDVGLDYLTLNRKSNTLSGGESQRINLATSLGSSLVGSMYILDEPSIGLHPRDTKRLIKVLKNLRDLGNTVIIVEHDEEIMQAADRIIDIGPEAGTHGGEVVAAGTLAEILKSSSLTAQYLNGSMEIPLPRKRRTYKYHVDITGARQNNLKNIDVTFPLGVLTMITGVSGSGKSTLVKQILYPAMLKKLGGYGAKAGQFTDISGKFENVKTVEFIDQNPIGRSSRSNPITYIKAYDDIRSLFASQKVSKIRNYQPKHFSFNVDGGRCETCKGDGEVTIEMQFMADVTLVCETCNGKRFKKEILEVQFEGKNIDDVLNLTINDAMEFFNEHSQDKISRKIKPLQDVGLGYVTLGQSSSTLSGGEAQRIKLASFLVKGTTSDKTLFIFDEPTTGLHFHDINKLLDSFNALIEKGHSVIVIEHNMDLIKCADYVIDLGPDGGAEGGYLVAAGTPEEVAKVKKSHTAPFIAEKLN from the coding sequence ATGGCAAAAAAGATCATCTTCGATAATATAGATTCCCTAAGTCCCAAAAAGAATATTCTAGTCAAGGGTGCTGAGTTACACAACCTTAAAAAGCTCAATGCGGTCATTCCTAGAAATGAAATGGTCGTCATTACAGGGCTTTCTGGTAGTGGTAAATCATCTCTAGCATTTGATACACTTTATGCAGAAGGTCAACGTCGTTACGTTGAGAGTCTTTCCTCCTATGCGAGACAGTTTTTAGGGAGATTGAATAAGCCAAAAGTTGAATACATCAAAGGGATCGCACCTGCGATAGCCATTGAACAAAAGGTCAACTCAACAAATCCTAGAAGTACAGTAGGTACAACGACAGAAATCTATGATTACCTCAAACTACTATTTGCTCGTATAGGCCGTACCTACTCTCCTATTTCTGGAAACGAAGTAAAGAAAGATACCGTCACAGATGTCATCAATTACATCAAGAAAGAAGAAGATGGGACTAAAATGCTACTTACCACAAGATTAATCGTCAAGGGAAAACGCGATGTGCCTCAGCAGTTAGCCGTACTGCTACAGCAAGGTTTTACCCGTATCAAGGTGAACGGTGAAGTACATCGTATTGATGAGAATGAACTCACCTTTTCTAGCAAGGATAAAGTATTCATCGTTATTGACCGTATCATCAAACGCGATGATGAAGATTTTTACAACCGCCTTGCAGATGCCGTCGACACCGCTTTTTTTGAAGGAAAAGGCGTTGCTTATGTAGAACATCTAGATGGATCAAAATCCCGAGAGTTCACCAACAAATTTGAATTGGACGGTATAGAGTTTCTGGAACCTAACCCGAATCTGTTCAGCTTTAATAATCCTTATGGTGCTTGCCCTAAATGTGAAGGTTATGGCGACGTCATAGGTATTGATGAAGACTTAGTTATACCTAACACTGCTTTATCAGTCTATGAAAGTGCGGTTTTTCCATGGCGTGGTGAGAACATGAGTTGGTACAAGGATCAACTAATCAAGAATGCTGGCAAATTTGATTTCCCTATTCATAGACCCTGGTTTGAACTGACAACAAAGCAAAAGGACCTTGTCTGGGATGGTAACAAATATTTTTCTGGACTCAATGATTTCTTTGCAGAGCTTGAATCCAAAGCCTATAAAATTCAAAATCGGGTTATGCTATCGCGTTATCGTGGCAAGACTAGATGTTCAGTCTGCAAAGGAAAACGATTGCGTCCTGAAGCAAATTATGTAAAAATCAACAACACGACGATTACGGATCTGGTTGAAATGCCCATCAAAAATCTGAAAACTTACTTTCAGGAATTACAGCTGGATGAATCGCAACAGATCATTGCAAAACGGCTTTTAAAGGAAATCAACAGTCGCCTGGAATTCTTATCTGATGTTGGGCTAGACTACCTCACATTGAACCGTAAATCAAACACCCTTTCTGGCGGTGAATCGCAGCGGATCAATCTTGCAACTTCATTAGGAAGTAGCTTAGTAGGCAGCATGTACATTCTGGATGAACCCAGTATTGGACTGCATCCGCGAGATACTAAGAGATTGATTAAAGTTTTGAAAAACCTGCGTGATCTAGGTAATACTGTGATCATTGTAGAGCATGATGAAGAAATTATGCAGGCAGCAGATCGCATTATTGATATTGGCCCAGAAGCTGGTACGCACGGCGGCGAGGTCGTAGCTGCAGGAACTCTTGCAGAAATCTTGAAATCATCGAGTCTGACTGCTCAATACTTGAATGGTTCTATGGAAATTCCGCTTCCGCGAAAGCGTAGAACCTATAAATATCACGTTGATATTACCGGTGCTCGTCAAAATAATCTTAAGAACATTGACGTCACTTTCCCATTAGGAGTGTTGACTATGATCACAGGTGTTTCTGGTAGCGGAAAGTCCACGCTGGTAAAGCAAATTCTATATCCAGCCATGCTGAAAAAGTTGGGCGGCTACGGAGCAAAAGCTGGCCAATTTACCGATATATCTGGAAAGTTCGAGAATGTAAAAACGGTTGAGTTCATTGACCAAAATCCCATTGGGCGCAGTTCACGTTCCAATCCCATTACTTACATAAAGGCTTATGACGATATTCGCTCCTTATTTGCTTCTCAAAAAGTTTCAAAAATCAGGAACTATCAACCGAAACACTTCTCTTTTAATGTAGATGGTGGGCGTTGTGAAACCTGTAAAGGTGATGGTGAGGTAACTATAGAAATGCAGTTCATGGCAGATGTAACGCTGGTTTGTGAAACCTGTAATGGAAAGCGATTTAAAAAAGAAATTCTTGAGGTCCAGTTTGAAGGAAAGAATATTGATGACGTCCTAAACTTAACGATCAATGATGCAATGGAATTCTTCAATGAGCACTCGCAAGATAAAATATCGAGAAAAATTAAGCCGTTGCAGGACGTTGGTTTGGGCTATGTTACTTTAGGACAAAGTAGTTCTACTCTATCTGGTGGTGAGGCGCAGCGTATTAAATTGGCTAGTTTTCTAGTGAAAGGTACCACCAGCGATAAGACCTTATTTATTTTTGATGAGCCTACTACCGGACTACACTTTCACGATATCAATAAATTGCTGGACAGTTTCAATGCACTGATTGAAAAAGGTCATAGCGTGATCGTTATTGAGCATAATATGGATCTCATCAAATGCGCAGATTATGTGATTGACTTAGGTCCCGATGGCGGTGCAGAAGGCGGTTACTTAGTAGCGGCAGGCACTCCTGAAGAAGTTGCTAAAGTAAAGAAGAGTCATACCGCGCCATTTATTGCAGAAAAGCTAAATTAG
- the corA gene encoding magnesium/cobalt transporter CorA produces the protein MKRPRLRRKATPKSRSSVFQPPGTISYVGEERHGEVTSETILYDTNEFKKLDGIYLDKLSEDHVNWFNIDGVHEIDLLEKVGSKFHLHHLLLEDIANTTQRPKTEFYQECIYQCIKMISYNPEEKDIDQEQVSILLTKDAVITFQEKTGDVFENIRERIEESRGRIRSSKNDYLFYALIDSVIDHYFIAVEQIGEHLDQLEDEIFDDPQKESLERVQKNKRMLLKLRRAIFPLRESISRLLKEDSELIDQHIKSYFQDAYDHCIQIIETVESYREINAGLRDMYLSSVSYKMNQIMQVLTIISSIFIPLTFVAGIYGMNFEYIPELKWEHGYRYFWILSGCLFVALLGFFKWKKWL, from the coding sequence ATGAAAAGACCTAGATTGCGCCGTAAGGCCACACCCAAATCCAGAAGCAGTGTTTTTCAACCGCCTGGAACGATATCATATGTAGGTGAAGAAAGGCATGGAGAAGTCACTAGCGAGACCATCTTATACGATACCAACGAATTCAAAAAGCTGGATGGAATCTATCTGGACAAACTAAGTGAGGACCATGTAAACTGGTTCAATATTGATGGTGTACATGAAATAGATCTATTGGAGAAGGTAGGTAGCAAATTCCATTTGCATCATCTTCTACTTGAAGATATTGCAAATACTACACAACGTCCCAAAACCGAGTTCTACCAAGAATGCATCTATCAGTGTATTAAAATGATAAGTTACAATCCTGAAGAAAAAGACATTGATCAGGAACAAGTAAGCATATTATTGACAAAAGATGCTGTTATTACTTTTCAGGAAAAGACCGGTGATGTTTTTGAAAATATAAGAGAACGCATTGAAGAAAGTCGCGGGCGTATACGATCCAGCAAAAATGACTATCTGTTTTATGCACTGATTGATTCAGTGATTGATCATTATTTTATAGCCGTAGAACAGATAGGTGAGCACCTAGATCAACTTGAGGATGAGATATTTGATGATCCACAGAAAGAATCCTTGGAACGTGTCCAGAAGAATAAACGTATGCTTCTCAAATTAAGACGCGCTATTTTTCCGTTACGAGAATCGATTAGTCGTCTTTTAAAAGAAGATTCTGAATTGATCGATCAACATATCAAGAGTTATTTCCAGGATGCGTATGACCACTGTATACAGATTATAGAAACTGTAGAGTCCTATCGAGAAATCAACGCTGGTCTTAGAGATATGTATTTATCAAGCGTGAGTTATAAGATGAACCAGATCATGCAGGTGTTGACCATCATATCTTCTATATTTATTCCATTAACTTTTGTTGCAGGTATTTATGGAATGAACTTCGAATACATTCCTGAATTAAAATGGGAACATGGTTATCGATATTTCTGGATTTTGAGTGGATGTTTATTTGTGGCTTTGCTTGGTTTCTTCAAATGGAAAAAATGGTTGTAG
- a CDS encoding aminotransferase class I/II-fold pyridoxal phosphate-dependent enzyme, which yields MNDLFDKIYKDKGPLGKWASVAEGYFVFPKLEGPIANRMRFNGREVITWSVNDYLGLANHPEVRKVDAEAAAEYGSAYPMGARMMSGHTDLHEQLQDELAAFVNKEAAYLLNFGYQGMVSTVDALVSKDDVIVYDVDAHACIIDGVRLHHGKRFTYKHNDLESIEKNLQRATKIAEETGGGILVISEGVFGMRGEQGRLKEIVALKKKYKFRLFVDDAHGFGTLGKTGAGAGEEQGIQDDIDVYFATFAKSLASTGAFIAADKEIMDYLKYNLRSQMFAKSLQMQLVVGALKRLDMLRTMPELKEKLWDNVNALQSGLKKRGFDIGTTQSCVTPVYLKGSIPEAMALVKDLRENYGVFCSIVVYPVIPKGLILLRLIPTATHTMQDIEETLDAFDAIRDRLDSGVYKRLSASVAEAFA from the coding sequence ATGAACGATTTATTTGATAAGATTTATAAAGACAAGGGACCTCTAGGAAAATGGGCTTCTGTAGCAGAAGGTTATTTCGTTTTTCCAAAACTTGAAGGACCTATTGCAAACCGCATGAGATTCAACGGTCGTGAGGTAATTACCTGGAGTGTCAACGATTATCTAGGACTTGCCAATCACCCTGAAGTTCGTAAAGTAGATGCAGAAGCTGCTGCAGAATACGGTAGTGCCTACCCAATGGGAGCGCGTATGATGAGTGGTCACACAGATCTTCACGAACAATTACAAGATGAGCTTGCTGCTTTTGTAAACAAGGAAGCTGCTTATTTGTTGAATTTTGGGTACCAAGGAATGGTATCTACTGTAGATGCTTTGGTTTCTAAGGATGATGTTATCGTTTATGATGTAGATGCTCACGCTTGTATTATTGATGGCGTTCGTTTGCATCATGGTAAGAGATTTACCTATAAGCACAACGATTTAGAAAGTATCGAGAAAAACCTACAACGTGCCACAAAAATCGCTGAAGAAACCGGTGGCGGAATCCTAGTGATCTCCGAAGGTGTTTTTGGAATGCGTGGTGAGCAAGGTCGCTTAAAAGAGATCGTTGCTTTAAAGAAAAAATATAAATTCAGACTTTTTGTTGATGATGCTCATGGTTTTGGTACGCTTGGTAAAACAGGCGCTGGAGCAGGTGAGGAGCAAGGCATACAGGATGATATCGATGTTTATTTTGCAACTTTTGCAAAATCCCTGGCAAGTACAGGAGCTTTCATCGCTGCCGATAAGGAAATCATGGATTACCTTAAGTACAACTTGAGATCGCAGATGTTTGCCAAATCATTGCAAATGCAACTAGTAGTAGGCGCATTAAAACGTCTAGATATGTTACGCACAATGCCAGAGCTTAAAGAGAAGCTTTGGGATAATGTAAACGCTCTACAATCAGGACTTAAGAAAAGAGGTTTTGACATAGGAACTACACAAAGTTGTGTAACTCCAGTTTATCTTAAAGGAAGTATTCCAGAAGCCATGGCTTTGGTAAAAGACCTTAGAGAAAACTATGGTGTGTTCTGTTCTATCGTTGTATATCCGGTAATTCCTAAAGGACTTATCTTATTAAGATTGATACCAACGGCAACTCACACGATGCAAGATATTGAAGAAACGCTTGATGCGTTTGACGCCATCCGTGATCGATTGGATTCTGGTGTTTATAAACGATTGAGTGCAAGTGTCGCTGAAGCGTTTGCTTAG